In a single window of the Pseudoxanthomonas sp. F37 genome:
- a CDS encoding DUF488 family protein — MTIRIVRLGSPRARDEGLRIGTVRRPPRGVPKSEFASQDWYDIWYPNLAPSAELVKEAQDAATPKAWAAFVKKYRAEMTTPENGRTLDLLAALSHGSDFSVGCYCEDESRCHRSVLRTLLAERGAALHAG, encoded by the coding sequence ATGACCATCCGCATCGTCCGCCTCGGCAGTCCGCGGGCCAGGGACGAAGGCCTGCGCATCGGCACCGTGCGCAGGCCGCCGCGCGGCGTGCCGAAATCCGAGTTCGCCTCGCAGGACTGGTACGACATCTGGTATCCCAACCTGGCACCGAGCGCCGAGCTGGTGAAGGAAGCACAGGATGCCGCCACGCCCAAGGCGTGGGCGGCCTTCGTGAAGAAGTACCGTGCCGAGATGACGACGCCCGAAAACGGGCGGACGCTGGACCTGCTGGCGGCGTTGTCGCATGGCAGTGATTTCTCGGTGGGCTGCTATTGCGAGGACGAGAGCCGCTGCCATCGCTCCGTGCTGCGCACGCTGCTGGCCGAACGCGGCGCGGCGCTCCACGCGGGGTGA
- a CDS encoding 6-phosphofructokinase, whose protein sequence is MASGTLLYAQSGGVTAVINASASAVITEARARKIKVLAARNGILGALREDLIDTSRESAAAIRALAHTPGGAFGSCRVKLKSLEADRARYERLLAVLKAHDVRWFLYNGGNDSADTAWKVSQLAQAFDYPLTCIGVPKTVDNDLAVTDTCPGFGSAAKYTAVSVREAALDVAAMAETSTKVFVYEAMGRHAGWLAAAAGLAGQSPDDAPHIILFPERAYDEARFLAQVKKVVDRVGWCVVVASEGIQHADGRFVADAGGGKDSFGHTQLGGVASYLAGRVKDQLGLKVHWTLPDYLQRSARHIASRTDWEQAQAVGKAAVQFALKGQNAVMPVIVRTSDAPFRWKIEAAPLSKVANHEKKFPPNFIRRDGYGITDKARAYLQPLIRGEAYPPYGTDGLPKYVALKNVAVKKKLPAWEG, encoded by the coding sequence ATGGCATCTGGCACCCTACTTTATGCGCAGTCCGGCGGCGTCACCGCCGTCATCAACGCCTCCGCATCGGCGGTCATCACCGAAGCGCGGGCCCGGAAAATCAAGGTCTTGGCCGCACGCAACGGCATCCTCGGCGCCCTGCGCGAGGACCTGATCGACACCAGCAGGGAGTCGGCCGCCGCCATCCGCGCCCTGGCCCACACCCCGGGCGGCGCCTTCGGCAGCTGCCGCGTCAAGCTGAAATCGCTGGAGGCCGACCGCGCCAGGTACGAGCGCCTGCTGGCGGTGCTGAAGGCGCACGACGTGCGCTGGTTCCTCTACAACGGCGGCAACGATTCGGCCGATACGGCGTGGAAGGTCTCGCAGCTGGCGCAGGCCTTCGACTATCCGCTGACCTGCATCGGCGTGCCGAAGACGGTGGACAACGACCTGGCCGTCACCGACACCTGCCCCGGCTTCGGCTCGGCCGCCAAGTACACCGCGGTCTCCGTGCGCGAGGCCGCGCTGGACGTGGCCGCGATGGCGGAGACCTCCACCAAGGTCTTCGTCTACGAAGCCATGGGCCGGCATGCCGGCTGGCTGGCCGCCGCCGCCGGGCTGGCCGGGCAGTCGCCGGATGATGCCCCGCACATCATCCTGTTCCCCGAGCGCGCCTACGACGAGGCCCGGTTCCTCGCGCAGGTGAAGAAAGTCGTCGACCGCGTGGGCTGGTGCGTGGTGGTGGCCAGCGAAGGCATCCAGCATGCCGATGGCCGTTTCGTCGCCGACGCCGGCGGCGGCAAGGATTCGTTCGGCCACACCCAGCTGGGTGGCGTTGCGTCCTATCTCGCCGGGCGGGTGAAGGACCAGTTGGGCCTGAAGGTGCACTGGACCCTGCCCGACTACCTGCAGCGCTCGGCGCGCCATATCGCCTCCCGGACCGATTGGGAGCAGGCGCAGGCGGTCGGCAAGGCCGCGGTGCAGTTCGCGCTGAAGGGCCAGAACGCGGTGATGCCGGTGATCGTGCGCACCTCCGACGCGCCGTTCCGCTGGAAGATCGAGGCCGCGCCGCTGTCGAAGGTGGCCAACCACGAGAAGAAGTTCCCGCCGAACTTCATCCGCAGGGACGGCTACGGCATCACCGACAAGGCGCGCGCCTACCTGCAACCGCTGATCCGCGGCGAAGCCTACCCGCCCTACGGCACCGATGGCCTGCCGAAGTACGTGGCGCTCAAGAACGTGGCGGTGAAGAAGAAGTTGCCGGCGTGGGAGGGCTGA
- a CDS encoding adenylate kinase, with product MRLVLLGPPGSGKGTQAARLKDYLQVPHISTGDLLRAEVAAGSPLGLQAKEVMARGELVSDDILLGMLEDRFSRDDTRAGFILDGYPRNLVQAAALGELLTRLGQKFDFAVQLEVPTDLLVERIAGRAQAEGRADDNPESVRKRLQVYTDQTAPVIDFYRQQGELTVVDGVGSLDEVFTRITEAIAPEKAVG from the coding sequence ATGCGATTGGTTCTACTGGGCCCACCCGGGTCGGGCAAGGGCACCCAGGCAGCGCGCCTGAAGGACTACCTGCAGGTACCGCACATCTCCACCGGCGACCTGCTGCGCGCCGAAGTGGCGGCCGGCAGCCCGCTGGGCCTGCAGGCCAAGGAAGTGATGGCGCGCGGCGAGCTGGTCAGCGACGACATCCTGCTGGGCATGCTGGAAGACCGCTTCTCCCGCGACGACACCCGGGCCGGCTTCATCCTGGACGGCTACCCGCGCAACCTGGTGCAGGCCGCGGCGCTGGGCGAACTGCTGACCAGGCTGGGGCAGAAGTTCGACTTCGCCGTGCAGCTGGAAGTGCCGACCGACCTGCTGGTCGAGCGCATCGCCGGCCGCGCCCAGGCCGAGGGCCGTGCGGACGACAATCCGGAATCGGTGCGCAAGCGCCTGCAGGTCTACACCGACCAGACCGCGCCGGTGATCGATTTCTACCGCCAGCAGGGCGAACTGACCGTCGTGGACGGGGTGGGCTCGCTGGACGAGGTGTTCACCCGCATCACCGAGGCGATCGCACCGGAGAAGGCGGTCGGCTGA
- the mpl gene encoding UDP-N-acetylmuramate:L-alanyl-gamma-D-glutamyl-meso-diaminopimelate ligase, whose translation MGGVAALARELGHTVEGSDQAIYPPMSTQLEKLGIALAQGYQPQNIAPDCDEIVIGNALSRGNPAVEAVLDQGRRYISGAQWLSERVLPGRDTLAVAGTHGKTTTTTILTYLLEAAGRSPGFLIGGVAEDFGVSARIGGGREFVVEADEYDTAFFDKRSKFVHYRPLVAILNNLEYDHADIFPDVAAIQRQFHHLVRTVPRRGRLIVNGEDARLAEVLAMGCWTPVERFGFDPSLEWSARLIRDDGSAFAVRHHGNEIGQVHWPMLGRHNVLNGLAALAACSAVGVDVATVLPALAAFRSVKRRLEVIGQHDGITVYDDFAHHPTAIHTTLEGLRARVGAARILVAMEPRSNSMRSGAHAEALAPSLDIADAVVFLHRPELAWDAGRIVAAIRGDARTVPDADTLIAALKAQVRPGDHVVFMSNGGFDGAPRRFLAALTAAGP comes from the coding sequence ATGGGCGGCGTGGCCGCCCTGGCCCGCGAACTCGGCCATACCGTCGAAGGCAGCGACCAGGCGATCTACCCGCCCATGTCGACCCAGCTCGAGAAGCTGGGCATCGCGCTGGCGCAGGGCTACCAGCCGCAGAACATCGCGCCGGACTGCGACGAGATCGTGATCGGCAATGCCCTGTCGCGCGGCAACCCGGCGGTCGAGGCGGTGCTGGACCAGGGCCGGCGCTACATCTCCGGCGCACAGTGGCTGTCCGAACGTGTACTGCCCGGGCGCGACACGCTGGCCGTGGCCGGCACGCACGGCAAGACCACCACCACGACCATCCTGACCTACCTGCTGGAAGCGGCGGGGCGCTCGCCCGGTTTCCTGATCGGCGGCGTGGCCGAGGACTTCGGCGTGTCCGCGCGCATCGGGGGCGGCCGCGAATTCGTCGTCGAGGCCGACGAGTACGACACGGCCTTCTTCGACAAGCGCAGCAAGTTCGTCCACTACCGCCCGCTGGTCGCCATCCTCAACAACCTCGAGTACGACCACGCCGACATCTTCCCGGACGTGGCCGCGATCCAGCGCCAGTTCCACCACCTGGTGCGGACCGTGCCGCGCCGTGGCCGCCTGATCGTCAACGGCGAGGATGCGCGCCTGGCCGAAGTGCTGGCGATGGGGTGCTGGACGCCGGTGGAGCGGTTCGGCTTCGATCCGTCGCTGGAATGGAGTGCGCGCCTGATCCGCGACGACGGCAGCGCGTTCGCCGTGCGCCACCATGGCAACGAGATCGGCCAGGTGCACTGGCCCATGCTGGGACGGCACAACGTGCTGAACGGCCTGGCCGCGCTGGCCGCCTGCAGCGCGGTCGGCGTGGACGTGGCCACCGTGTTGCCGGCGCTGGCGGCGTTCCGCAGCGTGAAACGGCGGCTGGAAGTGATCGGCCAGCACGACGGCATCACCGTCTACGACGATTTCGCCCACCACCCCACCGCCATCCACACCACCCTGGAAGGGCTGCGCGCGCGCGTGGGCGCCGCGCGCATCCTGGTGGCGATGGAGCCGCGCAGCAATTCGATGCGCTCCGGCGCGCATGCCGAAGCGCTGGCACCGTCGCTGGACATCGCCGATGCGGTCGTCTTCCTGCATCGTCCGGAACTGGCATGGGATGCCGGCAGGATCGTCGCCGCGATCCGTGGCGACGCGCGCACCGTGCCCGACGCCGATACGCTGATCGCAGCGTTGAAGGCCCAGGTCCGGCCGGGCGACCACGTGGTGTTCATGTCCAACGGCGGTTTCGACGGCGCGCCGCGGCGGTTCCTGGCGGCGTTGACCGCCGCCGGCCCCTGA
- a CDS encoding S8 family serine peptidase, with protein MTRLAQALGLAIATFACTTTASAATYVVTANSHSFDKQLSDRVEAAGGRIVARLPQIGVAIVESDNPSFVATAGRIPAVRSAVADIAIQYDLPAAAEQVTADYANPPASGDNDGFFDFQWGHAAIDAAGAWNAGYRGAGATVAVLDSGVYCTHVDIIPNLSAAKSASFVAGQTYCNTSGSTHGTHVMGTIGAADNGIGTIGVAPEAELIAVKVLNPVTGSGSFAAIIQGIVHAADAGADVINMSLGVNGGLPVGGSEVAELINATARAVRYANNQNATVVASAGNDGRDLDHDSGRVCDTDGTCTTLNLRSFPGQLPGVITVSALGPLAWLKNPGATDFDVRASYSNYGQSAIHFGAPGGNYDYPGTENCTFKGIVRPCWVWDMVFSTTSGTSGYGWSAGTSMAAPHVAGVAALIVGKHGGELSPAAVERILRASADDLGKPGNDATFGAGRVNARRAVTQ; from the coding sequence ATGACCCGACTTGCACAGGCCCTTGGGCTCGCCATCGCCACGTTCGCATGCACTACGACAGCGAGCGCTGCAACCTACGTGGTGACCGCAAACAGCCACAGTTTCGACAAACAGCTCTCCGATCGGGTCGAGGCGGCCGGCGGTCGCATCGTCGCGCGCCTGCCGCAGATCGGCGTGGCGATCGTGGAATCGGACAACCCGTCGTTCGTCGCGACGGCGGGGCGGATTCCCGCGGTGCGCTCGGCCGTGGCTGACATCGCGATCCAGTACGACCTGCCCGCCGCGGCGGAACAGGTCACCGCCGATTACGCCAATCCGCCTGCATCCGGCGACAACGACGGCTTCTTCGATTTCCAGTGGGGCCATGCCGCGATCGACGCCGCGGGCGCCTGGAACGCGGGTTACCGGGGCGCCGGTGCGACGGTCGCCGTGCTGGATTCCGGCGTTTACTGTACGCACGTGGACATCATCCCCAATCTCAGTGCCGCCAAGTCGGCGTCGTTCGTCGCCGGACAGACCTACTGCAACACCAGTGGCAGCACGCACGGTACGCACGTGATGGGCACCATCGGCGCGGCGGATAACGGCATCGGCACGATCGGCGTCGCGCCCGAGGCGGAGTTGATCGCGGTGAAAGTGCTGAATCCGGTCACCGGCAGTGGCTCGTTCGCCGCCATCATCCAGGGCATCGTGCATGCGGCCGACGCCGGCGCCGACGTCATCAACATGAGCCTAGGCGTGAACGGCGGCTTGCCGGTGGGCGGCAGCGAGGTGGCGGAACTGATCAACGCCACGGCGCGTGCGGTGCGTTACGCCAACAACCAGAACGCCACCGTGGTTGCCTCCGCCGGCAACGACGGCCGCGACCTGGACCACGACAGCGGCCGGGTCTGCGATACCGATGGCACCTGCACCACGCTGAACCTCAGGTCGTTCCCGGGCCAGTTGCCGGGTGTCATCACCGTCAGTGCGTTGGGCCCGCTGGCCTGGCTGAAGAACCCGGGCGCCACGGACTTCGACGTCCGGGCCAGTTACAGCAACTACGGACAGTCCGCCATCCACTTCGGCGCACCGGGCGGCAACTACGACTACCCCGGGACGGAGAACTGCACGTTCAAGGGAATCGTGCGTCCTTGCTGGGTATGGGACATGGTGTTCAGTACCACGTCCGGGACCTCGGGCTACGGTTGGTCCGCGGGCACCAGCATGGCGGCACCCCATGTTGCGGGGGTTGCGGCGCTGATCGTCGGCAAGCACGGCGGCGAACTCTCGCCGGCGGCCGTCGAGCGCATCCTGCGCGCGTCCGCGGACGATCTGGGCAAGCCGGGCAACGACGCCACATTCGGGGCGGGACGCGTGAACGCGCGGCGTGCCGTCACGCAGTGA
- a CDS encoding LON peptidase substrate-binding domain-containing protein, producing MHSPESLPLFPLHQVLLPGAAMDLRIFERRYLDLVRDCGRSGGGFGVCLILEGGEAGAPAIPAAYGVEARIENFDMGEDGLLSLRVRGHRRFHVVRTRVRDNGLVMADVEWLCPDEEGEIRPEHALLGTLLQTMMEKVGTDLSRLPPRVFERAGWVGWRLAQVLPITPEQRVSILQEDDVHARLQRLLEWID from the coding sequence ATGCATTCACCAGAATCCCTGCCGCTGTTCCCGCTGCACCAGGTGTTGCTGCCGGGTGCGGCGATGGACCTGCGCATCTTCGAGCGGCGCTACCTGGACCTGGTGCGCGACTGCGGGCGCTCCGGGGGCGGGTTCGGTGTGTGCCTGATCCTGGAGGGCGGCGAAGCCGGGGCGCCTGCGATACCGGCGGCCTACGGCGTGGAAGCCCGCATCGAGAACTTCGACATGGGCGAGGACGGGCTGCTGTCCCTGCGCGTGCGCGGCCACCGGCGTTTCCACGTGGTCCGCACCCGCGTGCGCGACAACGGGCTGGTGATGGCGGACGTGGAATGGCTTTGCCCCGACGAGGAAGGGGAGATCCGCCCCGAGCACGCGCTGCTGGGCACCCTGCTGCAGACCATGATGGAGAAGGTCGGCACCGACCTGAGCAGACTGCCGCCACGGGTCTTCGAACGTGCGGGCTGGGTCGGATGGCGCCTGGCCCAGGTGTTGCCGATCACGCCCGAGCAGCGCGTGTCCATCCTGCAGGAAGACGACGTGCATGCCCGGCTGCAGCGCCTGCTGGAGTGGATCGACTGA